One window of Hylemonella gracilis genomic DNA carries:
- the fdxA gene encoding ferredoxin FdxA: MTHVVTEACIRCKYTDCVDVCPVDCFREGPNFLTIDPDECIDCAVCIPECPVNAIYAEEDVPSGQMHMIKLNAELARAPGWKSITKRKAALPDAEQWKDKTGKLSELQR, translated from the coding sequence ATGACCCACGTCGTCACTGAAGCCTGCATCCGCTGCAAATACACCGATTGCGTCGATGTCTGCCCCGTCGACTGCTTCCGCGAAGGTCCGAACTTCCTGACCATCGACCCGGACGAGTGCATCGACTGCGCGGTCTGCATCCCCGAATGCCCGGTCAATGCCATCTACGCCGAGGAAGACGTGCCGTCCGGCCAGATGCACATGATCAAGCTGAATGCGGAACTGGCCCGCGCACCGGGCTGGAAGAGCATCACCAAGCGCAAGGCGGCCCTGCCGGATGCCGAGCAGTGGAAAGACAAGACCGGCAAACTGTCCGAGCTTCAGCGCTGA
- a CDS encoding type I restriction enzyme HsdR N-terminal domain-containing protein, which translates to MLKIPKKVVDRIAGDLKAYQIVAASHKSRDVSEADTVTLIKDILADCFGFDKYSELTSEQQIRGTFCDLAVKIDGKIKYLIEVKAAGVSLNDSHLRQAVNYGANQGIEWVVLTNSVEWHLHRIKFGQPIDHEEVSSFNLLEVSAKNEEDLKKMFLLCREGIGADAMGAYHQHTQIVNRFTIAQVLLTEPIVSAIRKEVRKIFPEIKIDHEQISDFLNNEVLKREVIEGEKAKETQQKIRRILAKQARLAEKKPEKTDQIAVTEESGGNGAENA; encoded by the coding sequence ATGTTGAAAATTCCAAAGAAGGTCGTAGATCGCATTGCAGGAGACCTAAAAGCGTATCAAATCGTTGCCGCCTCTCATAAATCGAGAGATGTTTCGGAGGCAGATACGGTTACGCTCATCAAAGATATCCTTGCCGACTGTTTCGGCTTTGACAAATATTCAGAACTCACGAGTGAGCAGCAGATTCGCGGCACCTTCTGTGATCTTGCTGTGAAGATCGATGGAAAAATCAAATATCTGATTGAAGTTAAGGCAGCAGGAGTCAGTCTCAACGATTCGCACCTTCGCCAAGCAGTGAATTACGGCGCGAATCAAGGTATTGAGTGGGTTGTTCTTACCAACTCCGTCGAGTGGCATCTGCATAGAATCAAGTTTGGTCAGCCGATTGACCACGAAGAGGTTTCCTCATTCAACCTGCTTGAGGTCAGCGCTAAGAATGAAGAAGACCTAAAGAAGATGTTCCTTCTTTGTCGTGAAGGAATCGGCGCAGATGCAATGGGGGCATACCACCAGCACACACAAATCGTGAACCGCTTCACAATTGCCCAAGTACTTCTCACGGAGCCTATTGTTTCGGCAATTCGCAAGGAGGTTCGCAAGATTTTCCCTGAAATCAAGATCGATCACGAGCAGATTTCTGACTTCCTCAACAACGAGGTCTTAAAGCGCGAGGTCATTGAGGGGGAAAAAGCAAAGGAGACTCAGCAAAAGATTAGAAGAATCCTTGCAAAACAAGCCAGGCTGGCCGAGAAAAAACCGGAGAAGACTGATCAGATTGCAGTTACAGAAGAGAGCGGGGGAAATGGTGCGGAAAATGCATAG
- a CDS encoding response regulator: MDNSAYASPLPPQPEPASAVGAKPLCALVVAHDPALKQQLVQALAAMLEVGSVRGAHTLETGLVAIDGGMVDLLVVDLDLPEEGGHTLIRHARRRLTGCRVLALATPSTAEARMPAAVQTGALGWLRVPASPERAGAEVAAQIRQLLAA; encoded by the coding sequence ATGGACAACTCCGCTTACGCCTCTCCCTTGCCGCCGCAGCCCGAACCCGCCTCCGCAGTTGGGGCCAAACCCTTGTGCGCTTTGGTGGTGGCGCATGACCCTGCGTTGAAGCAACAGCTGGTGCAGGCGCTGGCCGCGATGCTGGAAGTCGGTTCGGTGCGTGGCGCACACACGCTGGAGACCGGTCTGGTCGCCATCGATGGCGGCATGGTGGACCTGCTGGTGGTCGACCTGGACCTGCCCGAAGAAGGCGGCCACACCCTGATCCGGCACGCGCGACGACGCCTGACGGGCTGCCGGGTCCTGGCCCTGGCCACCCCCTCGACTGCCGAAGCGCGGATGCCGGCGGCGGTCCAGACCGGCGCCCTGGGCTGGCTGCGGGTACCCGCCTCGCCGGAACGAGCAGGTGCCGAGGTGGCCGCGCAGATTCGCCAATTGCTCGCTGCCTGA
- a CDS encoding NAD(P)/FAD-dependent oxidoreductase, producing the protein MQFQTPFHTHVGGPDSPVIETDAVIIGAGPVGLFQVFELGLLEVKTHVIDSLAYPGGQPIELYPDKPIYDIPAVPVCTGQELTDSLLKQIEPFGATFHLGQTVTVVQKRDDGRFDVETDKGTRFITKTIFIAAGVGAFEPRTLKVDGLDKFTGTQLHYRVKNPADFAGKNLLIVGGGDSALDWTLNFTSEGPNKAESVILVHRRDGFKAAPANVAKMRELCEAYEMQFMVGQITDFEEKDGKLAAVKVTGGDGVTRVVPLDMLLVFFGLSPKLGPIADWGLAIERKQLVVDTEKFSTSVPGIFAVGDINTYPGKKKLILSGFHECALAAFGAMPFINPDKKVHLQYTTTSPKLHKVLGVESPVFD; encoded by the coding sequence GTGCAGTTCCAAACCCCGTTCCACACCCATGTCGGCGGCCCTGACAGCCCCGTGATCGAGACCGACGCCGTCATCATCGGCGCAGGCCCCGTGGGCCTGTTCCAGGTCTTCGAACTCGGTCTGCTCGAAGTCAAGACCCATGTGATCGACTCGCTCGCCTACCCCGGCGGCCAACCCATCGAGCTGTATCCGGACAAGCCGATCTACGACATTCCGGCCGTGCCCGTCTGCACGGGACAAGAGCTGACCGACTCCCTGCTCAAGCAGATCGAGCCCTTCGGCGCCACCTTCCACCTGGGCCAGACCGTGACCGTGGTGCAGAAACGCGACGACGGGCGCTTTGATGTCGAGACCGACAAGGGCACCCGCTTCATCACCAAGACCATCTTCATCGCCGCGGGCGTGGGCGCCTTCGAGCCGCGCACGCTGAAGGTGGACGGGCTGGACAAATTCACGGGCACGCAGCTCCATTACCGCGTCAAGAACCCGGCCGATTTCGCGGGCAAGAACCTGCTGATCGTGGGCGGAGGCGACTCCGCCCTGGACTGGACGTTGAACTTCACCAGCGAAGGCCCGAACAAGGCCGAGAGCGTGATCCTCGTGCACCGCCGCGACGGCTTCAAGGCCGCGCCTGCCAACGTGGCCAAGATGCGGGAACTGTGCGAGGCCTATGAGATGCAGTTCATGGTCGGGCAGATCACGGACTTCGAGGAGAAGGACGGCAAACTGGCCGCCGTGAAGGTGACAGGCGGCGACGGCGTGACGCGTGTGGTGCCGCTGGACATGCTGCTGGTCTTCTTCGGCCTGTCACCCAAGCTCGGGCCGATCGCGGACTGGGGCTTGGCCATCGAGCGCAAGCAGTTGGTGGTGGACACGGAAAAGTTCAGCACCAGCGTGCCGGGCATCTTCGCCGTGGGCGACATCAACACCTACCCGGGCAAGAAGAAGCTGATCCTGAGCGGCTTCCACGAATGCGCCCTGGCCGCCTTTGGCGCCATGCCTTTCATCAACCCGGACAAGAAGGTGCACCTGCAGTACACGACGACCAGCCCCAAGCTGCACAAGGTGCTGGGAGTGGAGTCGCCGGTGTTTGACTGA
- a CDS encoding nucleoside hydrolase, with the protein MPHKLILDIDPGLDDALALVFAHAHRGFELQAITTSFGRVALPQATRNALRLSVLLGREDLPVCEGVVTPTRKGEWLPDPGLHGQDGLGDWTGDAPLRRGTDPRSAARGIVQMAMAHPGEISLLCGGPLSNLAQALRLEPRLPQLLKQVVVAGGCLDAPGDVSPGAEFNLWSDPHAADVVLGAGFALTLLGLNVSRAAPLPLAWLEHWAAQDGASQLRQLLWHAARHQSRVQAEESGLVASASALPPAIATPGVLALVWMVQPELFRLVSGPARVAYDGLAEGQLLLDRHADLGLPPYPHPGWSTDQHAVQAVVHLDAPACLDLVQQTLAPLR; encoded by the coding sequence ATGCCGCACAAGCTGATTCTCGACATCGATCCCGGCCTCGACGACGCGCTCGCCCTGGTCTTCGCCCATGCCCATCGGGGGTTTGAGCTGCAGGCCATCACCACGAGTTTTGGCCGCGTGGCACTGCCCCAAGCCACGCGCAACGCCTTGCGCCTGAGCGTGCTGCTGGGTCGGGAAGATTTGCCCGTCTGCGAAGGCGTCGTCACGCCCACGCGCAAGGGGGAATGGCTGCCTGACCCCGGCCTGCATGGCCAGGACGGCCTGGGTGACTGGACCGGTGATGCCCCATTGCGACGCGGCACGGATCCGCGTTCCGCCGCGCGCGGCATCGTTCAGATGGCCATGGCCCATCCCGGTGAAATCTCCCTGCTGTGCGGCGGCCCGCTGAGCAACCTGGCCCAGGCCCTGCGTCTGGAACCCAGGCTGCCACAACTCCTGAAGCAAGTGGTGGTCGCGGGCGGCTGCCTGGACGCCCCCGGCGATGTCTCGCCCGGGGCCGAATTCAACCTCTGGTCCGACCCGCACGCGGCGGACGTGGTGCTCGGTGCGGGGTTCGCGCTGACGCTGCTGGGCCTGAACGTCAGCCGCGCCGCGCCGCTGCCACTGGCCTGGTTGGAACACTGGGCGGCGCAGGACGGGGCCAGCCAGCTACGGCAACTGCTCTGGCACGCTGCCCGCCACCAGTCCCGAGTCCAGGCCGAGGAATCCGGGCTAGTGGCATCGGCCAGCGCGCTACCCCCGGCCATTGCCACGCCCGGTGTGCTGGCCCTGGTCTGGATGGTGCAACCCGAGCTGTTTCGCCTCGTCAGCGGCCCGGCCCGGGTCGCCTATGACGGCCTGGCCGAAGGTCAGTTGCTGCTGGACCGGCACGCTGACCTGGGTCTGCCGCCCTACCCCCACCCCGGGTGGAGCACCGACCAGCACGCCGTGCAGGCCGTCGTCCACCTGGACGCACCCGCCTGCCTGGACCTGGTGCAGCAGACACTGGCGCCGCTGCGCTGA
- a CDS encoding nitrite/sulfite reductase, giving the protein MYQYTDFDRQFIRLRAEQHRDQLQRRLSGQLSEEEFRPLRLQNGWYVQRHAPMLRVAVPYGEISAPQLRVLARIAREYDQPTHEVFQGAVAAQNKLGDVQLRDGQAIGSKLVTGYGHFTTRQNVQFNWIPLDKSADVMDLLATVDMHGIQTSGNCIRNITTDALAGVAVDEVADPRPWAEVMRQWSTLHPEFAYLPRKFKIAITGAREDRAATPWHDVGLHLVRGAAGELGFKVLVGGGMGRTPTIATVIREFLPAEQILNYLEAVVRVYNRWGRRDNKYKARIKILVKAEGQRYVDEVEAEYQQILEHDGAPHTVRADELQRVSAGFVPPALKLGGAAAQAAEPVATAEQAEYQRWLQRNVHAHQNPALRAVTLSFKRPGQSPGDATAAQLDAVAELAERYSAGEARVTHQQNLLLPWVAAAQLPALWREAKRLGLAKANIGLLSDMIACPGGDFCDLANARSLPLAEAVTVRYQDLDELEDLGEIDLHISGCINSCGHHHSGHIGILGVDKDGKEWYQVTVGGSDGKALSGAAVPGKVIGPSFSSHEVPDVIEALLDTYRELRATGADGRQELFIDTLRRVGVDPFKQAGQQARHPSADTEETATA; this is encoded by the coding sequence ATGTACCAGTACACCGATTTCGACCGTCAGTTCATCCGGCTGCGCGCGGAACAGCACCGCGACCAGCTACAACGCCGCCTGAGCGGCCAGCTCAGCGAAGAAGAATTCCGGCCTTTGCGTCTGCAGAACGGCTGGTATGTGCAGCGCCATGCGCCCATGCTGCGCGTGGCCGTGCCTTACGGCGAGATCTCAGCCCCTCAGTTGCGCGTGCTGGCGCGCATCGCCCGTGAATACGACCAGCCCACGCACGAGGTCTTCCAAGGCGCCGTGGCGGCGCAGAACAAACTGGGCGACGTGCAACTGCGTGACGGTCAGGCCATCGGCAGCAAGCTGGTGACGGGCTACGGCCACTTCACCACCCGGCAGAACGTGCAGTTCAACTGGATCCCGCTGGACAAGAGCGCGGACGTGATGGACTTGCTGGCCACCGTGGACATGCACGGCATCCAGACCAGCGGCAACTGCATCCGCAACATCACCACCGACGCCCTGGCGGGCGTGGCCGTGGACGAGGTCGCCGACCCGCGCCCCTGGGCCGAGGTCATGCGCCAGTGGAGCACGCTGCACCCCGAATTCGCCTACCTGCCGCGCAAGTTCAAGATCGCCATCACCGGCGCGCGCGAAGACCGCGCGGCCACCCCTTGGCACGACGTGGGCCTGCACCTCGTCCGCGGCGCGGCGGGTGAACTCGGCTTCAAGGTGTTGGTGGGCGGCGGCATGGGCCGCACGCCGACCATCGCCACCGTGATCCGCGAATTCCTGCCGGCCGAGCAGATCCTCAACTACCTTGAAGCGGTGGTGCGTGTCTATAACCGCTGGGGCCGCCGCGACAACAAGTACAAGGCGCGCATCAAGATCCTGGTGAAGGCCGAGGGCCAGCGCTATGTGGACGAGGTCGAAGCCGAATACCAGCAGATCCTCGAGCACGACGGCGCTCCGCACACCGTCAGGGCCGACGAGCTGCAGCGCGTGAGCGCGGGGTTCGTGCCCCCGGCCCTGAAGCTGGGCGGCGCCGCCGCGCAAGCCGCCGAGCCGGTGGCCACCGCCGAACAGGCCGAATACCAGCGCTGGCTGCAGCGCAATGTGCACGCGCACCAGAACCCAGCCTTGCGTGCGGTCACGCTCTCCTTCAAGCGCCCGGGCCAGTCGCCCGGCGACGCCACCGCCGCGCAGCTCGACGCCGTGGCGGAGCTGGCCGAGCGTTACAGCGCCGGCGAAGCGCGCGTGACGCACCAGCAGAACCTGCTGCTGCCATGGGTGGCCGCCGCGCAACTGCCTGCGCTCTGGCGCGAGGCCAAGCGCCTGGGTCTGGCCAAGGCCAACATCGGCCTGCTGTCCGACATGATCGCCTGCCCCGGTGGTGACTTCTGCGACCTGGCCAACGCCCGCTCGCTGCCGCTGGCCGAGGCCGTGACGGTGCGCTACCAGGACTTGGACGAACTGGAAGACCTGGGTGAGATCGACCTGCACATCAGCGGTTGCATCAACTCCTGCGGCCACCACCACAGCGGCCACATCGGCATCCTCGGCGTGGACAAGGACGGCAAGGAGTGGTACCAGGTGACGGTGGGCGGCTCGGACGGCAAGGCCCTGTCGGGCGCGGCCGTGCCGGGCAAGGTCATCGGTCCGTCCTTCTCCTCGCACGAGGTGCCGGACGTGATCGAGGCCCTGCTCGACACCTACCGCGAGCTGCGCGCGACCGGCGCCGACGGCCGCCAGGAACTGTTCATCGACACGCTGCGGCGGGTCGGTGTGGATCCCTTCAAGCAGGCTGGACAGCAGGCCCGCCACCCGAGCGCGGACACCGAAGAGACTGCCACCGCCTGA
- the cysD gene encoding sulfate adenylyltransferase subunit CysD, giving the protein MNARPPLELRPELLAPAQHQLSNAHLDALEEETIFILREVAAAFERPTLLFSGGKDSLVLLKCAEKAFGTGNLPYPLLMIDTGHNFPEVTAFRDQRAAELGAQLIVRNVEDSMKRGTVRLAHAGESRNAHQSVTLLEAIEEFRFDALIGGARRDEEKARAKERIFSHRDGFGQWNPKAQRPELWTLFNTRLAPGEHFRVFPISNWTELDVWQYIARENVALPGLYYTHQREVVERKGLLVPVTELTPPKAGEQVVVRDVRFRTVGDITCTCPVASTAANANDIVIETLAAEVSERGATRMDDQTSDASMEKRKKDGYF; this is encoded by the coding sequence ATGAACGCTCGCCCCCCCCTGGAACTTCGGCCGGAACTGCTGGCCCCTGCGCAGCACCAGCTCAGCAATGCCCACCTTGACGCGCTCGAGGAAGAAACCATCTTCATCCTGCGCGAAGTCGCCGCCGCCTTCGAGCGCCCGACCCTGCTGTTCTCGGGTGGCAAGGATTCGCTGGTGCTGCTCAAGTGCGCGGAGAAGGCTTTTGGTACCGGCAATCTGCCCTACCCGCTGCTGATGATCGACACCGGCCACAACTTCCCGGAAGTCACGGCCTTTCGCGACCAGCGCGCGGCCGAGCTCGGCGCCCAACTCATCGTGCGCAACGTGGAAGATTCCATGAAGCGCGGCACGGTGCGGCTGGCGCATGCCGGCGAATCGCGCAACGCCCACCAGTCGGTCACCTTGCTCGAGGCCATCGAGGAATTCCGCTTTGACGCGCTGATCGGCGGTGCGCGGCGCGACGAGGAAAAGGCCCGCGCCAAGGAACGCATCTTCAGCCACCGCGACGGCTTCGGTCAGTGGAACCCCAAGGCCCAGCGGCCCGAACTTTGGACGCTGTTCAACACCCGCCTGGCGCCGGGCGAGCATTTCCGCGTCTTCCCCATCAGCAACTGGACCGAGCTGGACGTGTGGCAGTACATCGCCCGTGAAAACGTGGCCCTGCCCGGCCTCTACTACACGCACCAACGCGAAGTGGTGGAACGCAAAGGCCTGCTCGTGCCCGTGACCGAGCTCACGCCGCCCAAGGCGGGCGAGCAGGTTGTCGTGCGCGACGTGCGCTTCCGCACCGTGGGCGACATCACCTGCACCTGCCCCGTGGCCAGCACCGCCGCGAACGCCAACGACATCGTGATCGAGACCCTGGCCGCCGAAGTCAGCGAACGCGGCGCGACCCGCATGGACGATCAAACCAGCGACGCTTCGATGGAGAAGCGCAAGAAAGACGGGTATTTTTAA
- a CDS encoding sulfate adenylyltransferase subunit 1, with the protein MTISNISSTASALKFITCGSVDDGKSTLIGRLLVDTRAVLQDHLAGVQRQGQTDLALLTDGLTAEREQGITIDVAYRYFSTETRKFIIGDAPGHEQYTRNMVTAASSADAAVVLIDATKLDWKNPALALLPQTRRHSLLLQLLRVPGIVFAVNKLDAVDDAALAFQHIGAALAAFAQSAGLNVQATVPVSALKGWNVVDAAEQQGWCGYNGPTLLQILEALPVTPADGNMPFAFPVQWVEKFSSSADTSQGRRVFWGRVAAGSVRAGDEITVFPSGLTAMVAQVLDHVRQPGDVSAGHSAGIVLDREVDVSRGDWLLSTGHAPATQTLQTTVAWLDDEPLVPGRVYWALHGHRWVKAKVARIAHRLNIQTLAKEEAQQLEANSIGHVELTLQAPLAVLPFAQARVLGSLILVDTASHRTAGAVLVNAAAA; encoded by the coding sequence ATGACGATTTCTAACATCTCATCCACCGCCTCCGCGCTCAAGTTCATCACTTGCGGCTCGGTGGATGATGGCAAGAGCACGCTGATTGGCCGCCTGCTGGTCGACACCCGCGCCGTGCTGCAAGACCACCTGGCCGGCGTGCAGCGCCAGGGCCAGACCGACCTGGCGCTGCTGACCGACGGCCTCACGGCCGAGCGCGAGCAGGGCATCACCATCGACGTGGCCTACCGCTACTTCAGCACCGAGACGCGCAAGTTCATCATCGGCGACGCGCCAGGCCATGAACAGTACACGCGCAACATGGTCACGGCGGCCTCCAGCGCCGACGCGGCCGTGGTGCTGATCGACGCGACCAAGCTGGACTGGAAAAACCCGGCCCTCGCCCTGCTGCCCCAGACCCGCCGCCACAGCCTGCTGCTGCAGTTGTTGCGCGTGCCGGGCATCGTGTTCGCGGTCAACAAGCTCGACGCGGTGGACGACGCCGCGCTGGCGTTCCAGCACATCGGCGCCGCGCTCGCGGCCTTCGCGCAAAGCGCGGGCCTGAATGTCCAGGCCACCGTGCCCGTCTCTGCCCTGAAGGGCTGGAACGTGGTGGACGCTGCGGAGCAGCAAGGCTGGTGCGGCTACAACGGCCCCACCCTGCTGCAAATCCTGGAAGCACTGCCCGTCACGCCTGCGGATGGGAACATGCCGTTCGCCTTTCCCGTGCAATGGGTCGAGAAGTTCTCGTCCTCCGCCGACACCTCGCAAGGCCGCCGCGTGTTCTGGGGCCGCGTGGCCGCGGGCTCGGTACGGGCCGGCGACGAGATCACCGTCTTTCCGAGCGGCCTGACCGCCATGGTGGCGCAGGTGCTGGACCATGTCCGCCAGCCCGGTGATGTGAGCGCCGGCCACAGCGCCGGCATCGTGCTCGACCGTGAGGTGGACGTGTCGCGCGGCGACTGGCTGCTCTCGACCGGGCACGCGCCCGCCACCCAGACGCTGCAGACCACCGTCGCCTGGCTGGACGATGAACCCCTGGTGCCGGGCAGGGTTTACTGGGCCCTGCATGGCCACCGTTGGGTCAAGGCCAAGGTGGCGCGCATCGCGCACCGCCTGAACATCCAGACCTTGGCCAAGGAAGAAGCCCAGCAACTCGAGGCCAACAGCATCGGCCACGTGGAACTGACGCTGCAAGCCCCGCTGGCCGTCCTGCCCTTTGCCCAGGCGCGGGTGCTGGGTTCGCTCATCCTGGTCGACACGGCCAGCCACCGGACGGCAGGGGCCGTTCTGGTGAACGCAGCCGCAGCCTGA
- a CDS encoding phosphoadenosine phosphosulfate reductase family protein, with protein sequence MNNRLNPASAVNAGSGISAADLAQVNAQHGHDAPALVAWALGLNKTAIVTTNFRPFEAVILHLVTRVQPDVPVVWMDNGYNTEATYRYADEVTRLLGLNLRIYLPRRTRAHREAVEGPVPGLDDPRHAAFTEEVKLEPFARALRETAPQVWFTALRATDSAVRAQMEPVSINPDGLIKVAPLLHWSSKDLHQYCETHGLPNNFDYVDPTKGEAQRECGLHIAH encoded by the coding sequence ATGAACAACCGTCTGAACCCCGCCAGCGCGGTCAACGCGGGCAGCGGCATCAGCGCCGCTGATCTCGCGCAAGTCAACGCCCAGCACGGCCACGACGCGCCCGCCCTGGTGGCCTGGGCGCTGGGCCTGAACAAGACCGCGATCGTCACCACGAATTTCCGCCCCTTCGAGGCGGTGATCCTGCACCTGGTCACGCGCGTGCAACCCGACGTGCCCGTGGTCTGGATGGACAATGGCTACAACACCGAAGCCACTTACCGCTACGCCGACGAGGTGACGCGTTTGCTGGGGCTGAACCTGCGCATCTACCTGCCGCGCCGCACGCGCGCGCACCGCGAGGCGGTGGAAGGACCGGTACCCGGGCTCGACGACCCGCGCCACGCTGCCTTCACGGAAGAAGTGAAGCTGGAGCCCTTCGCCCGCGCGCTGCGCGAGACCGCGCCCCAAGTCTGGTTCACCGCGCTGCGCGCCACCGATTCCGCCGTGCGCGCCCAGATGGAGCCGGTCAGCATCAACCCCGATGGCCTGATCAAGGTCGCACCGCTGCTGCATTGGTCTTCCAAGGACCTGCACCAGTACTGCGAAACGCACGGACTGCCCAACAACTTCGACTACGTGGACCCGACCAAGGGTGAAGCGCAGCGCGAATGCGGTCTGCACATCGCGCATTGA
- a CDS encoding DUF934 domain-containing protein has product MPLQLISAHDAQSGAAADASAAEVLVLPNDADPRTVQLDGVKRVDLHFPAFTDGRAHSQAFLLRRRLGFQGDIRATGDVLADQLPLMARNGFTQAVLKEGQDLATAHRQLARFPSYYQGDAVLTQPRFAREPA; this is encoded by the coding sequence ATGCCCCTGCAACTCATCTCCGCCCACGATGCACAGAGCGGCGCCGCCGCCGACGCCAGCGCCGCCGAGGTGCTGGTCCTGCCGAATGATGCCGACCCGCGCACCGTGCAGCTCGACGGCGTGAAGCGCGTCGACCTCCATTTCCCTGCCTTCACCGATGGCCGCGCCCACAGCCAGGCCTTCCTGCTGCGCCGCCGCCTGGGCTTCCAGGGTGACATCCGCGCCACCGGCGATGTGCTGGCCGACCAGTTGCCGCTGATGGCGCGCAACGGCTTCACCCAGGCCGTGCTCAAGGAAGGCCAGGACTTGGCCACCGCGCATCGCCAGCTCGCGCGTTTTCCGTCTTATTACCAGGGCGACGCCGTGTTGACACAACCGCGTTTCGCGCGGGAGCCCGCATGA
- a CDS encoding TfoX/Sxy family protein, giving the protein MSTKRTAPSSPGPRSSTRSSSRARKSPPSAPDSVAAELAAQLNLGPKSAQALVAAGITSLEELRSLGSVAAYVTAKQHTPAATLNLLWALEGALSSLPWQTVAHEHRTSLLLALEQYQNGG; this is encoded by the coding sequence ATGTCAACCAAGCGCACCGCCCCGTCGTCGCCCGGACCGCGGTCAAGCACGCGCAGTTCGTCGCGTGCGCGGAAGTCTCCGCCCTCTGCGCCCGATTCGGTTGCAGCAGAGCTAGCCGCGCAGCTCAACTTGGGGCCGAAATCAGCGCAAGCGCTCGTCGCCGCGGGCATCACGTCCCTCGAGGAGCTACGCAGCCTGGGCTCCGTCGCGGCCTACGTCACAGCCAAGCAGCACACGCCTGCAGCCACGCTCAACCTGCTCTGGGCGCTTGAAGGCGCCCTGTCGTCCCTGCCTTGGCAAACCGTCGCCCACGAACACCGAACCAGCCTGCTCCTTGCGCTGGAGCAGTACCAGAACGGCGGTTGA
- a CDS encoding glutaredoxin family protein: MHEISQAMEEQSRGVVQISEAIEMGGDARANSALARLMGMTLKITVYSKSACQQCDTAKMLLKSRSLPFEEIRIDDEAERLAFYEKCGPSVRQMPQIFINDQRVGGVAGLQAALAQLRG, from the coding sequence ATGCACGAAATCTCCCAAGCCATGGAGGAGCAATCGCGGGGCGTAGTGCAGATCAGCGAAGCCATCGAAATGGGCGGCGATGCCCGTGCGAATAGCGCCCTCGCTAGACTCATGGGCATGACCCTGAAAATTACCGTCTATTCCAAATCCGCCTGCCAGCAATGCGACACGGCCAAGATGCTGCTCAAGAGCCGCTCACTGCCGTTCGAGGAAATCCGCATCGATGACGAGGCCGAGCGCCTGGCGTTCTATGAAAAATGCGGCCCGTCCGTGCGCCAGATGCCGCAGATCTTCATCAACGACCAGCGCGTGGGTGGCGTGGCGGGTCTGCAGGCGGCGCTGGCGCAGTTGCGAGGCTGA